A genomic region of Staphylococcus roterodami contains the following coding sequences:
- a CDS encoding ABC transporter permease: MRNQATTLFNKRLHALRKEKNYYNKFIFNGHFMVFLLILLGAFIFGYGEWLKHIPTNIDFALIASVIVALVSIFPMRPLLKEADKIFLLPFEKHMSQFMNHAILYSYFARILIQIIIIVVLFPLFYNINQHSVAFYICFAISALIFPYVGLRLRWQWYQSGLKTWQVNLISFFIFGVTYYLILGMKWYVASLLIVLPLLIELLVKRNKPGFLYPWEKMIAIEHRHHMNYYKFVNMFTDVKHLKESAVRRSYLDILLPVPKGHKFNSNSMYLFLFIRSFIRGRDAFNIIFRLIIIAVLLMVWLSYPLVTAVIGSLFVYIILLQMAQFYSQQAYGLWPQVWPVPEEKVIKGYEQFLYRLMFVVCTVFAVTSIIKHMMLFYVVVIFYIVGLLTIRSIIKKLKYQETLLRD; encoded by the coding sequence ATGCGTAATCAAGCGACCACATTATTTAATAAAAGGTTACATGCCCTTCGCAAAGAGAAAAACTATTATAATAAGTTCATATTTAATGGTCATTTCATGGTCTTTTTACTTATTTTGCTAGGTGCATTTATATTTGGATACGGAGAATGGTTGAAACACATTCCAACAAATATTGATTTTGCATTGATTGCCTCAGTCATTGTTGCATTAGTATCAATTTTCCCGATGCGACCACTCTTAAAAGAAGCGGACAAAATATTTTTATTGCCATTTGAAAAGCATATGTCCCAGTTTATGAACCATGCGATTTTATATAGTTATTTTGCGAGAATTTTAATCCAAATCATTATCATCGTCGTATTGTTCCCACTATTTTATAATATTAATCAACATAGTGTGGCATTTTATATATGTTTTGCAATCAGTGCATTGATATTTCCATATGTTGGATTACGTTTAAGATGGCAGTGGTATCAATCAGGTTTAAAAACATGGCAAGTGAACCTCATATCATTTTTTATTTTCGGAGTCACTTATTATTTGATACTAGGAATGAAGTGGTATGTGGCAAGTTTATTAATTGTTTTACCGCTCTTAATTGAATTATTAGTCAAAAGGAATAAACCTGGCTTTTTATATCCGTGGGAGAAAATGATTGCAATCGAACATCGTCATCATATGAACTACTACAAATTTGTAAATATGTTTACGGATGTGAAACACTTAAAAGAATCAGCAGTTAGACGGAGCTATTTGGATATACTATTACCAGTTCCAAAAGGTCACAAATTCAACTCGAATTCAATGTATTTATTTTTATTTATACGCAGTTTTATTAGAGGAAGAGATGCATTTAATATTATCTTTAGATTAATAATTATCGCTGTTCTATTAATGGTTTGGTTATCATATCCATTAGTGACAGCGGTTATAGGAAGTCTTTTTGTGTATATTATATTGCTACAAATGGCACAGTTTTATTCACAACAAGCATATGGTTTATGGCCACAAGTATGGCCGGTGCCTGAAGAAAAGGTAATCAAAGGGTATGAGCAGTTTTTATATAGATTGATGTTTGTTGTTTGTACTGTGTTTGCTGTGACATCTATCATTAAACATATGATGTTATTTTATGTTGTTGTTATTTTCTATATAGTTGGTTTACTAACAATCCGAAGTATTATTAAAAAGTTAAAATATCAAGAGACATTATTAAGAGATTAA
- a CDS encoding ABC transporter ATP-binding protein yields MTVKVEHLTGGYGKRPVIKDINFELNKGEIVGLIGLNGAGKSTTIKHMLGLLTPMEGSLSISDININDDIETYRRKLSYIPESPVIYEELTLEEHIEMTAMAYDIDRDEAMKRAMPLLKTFRLENELKVFPSHFSKGMKQKVMIICAFIVNPELYIIDEPFLGLDPLGIQSMLDLMVEKKNEGRTVLMSTHILATAERYCDRFIILDEGKVVAFGDLEALRQQTGLHNQTLDDIYIHVTQGGDIHA; encoded by the coding sequence ATGACAGTTAAAGTAGAACATCTTACAGGTGGATATGGAAAACGCCCTGTAATTAAAGATATAAATTTTGAATTAAACAAAGGCGAAATTGTTGGTCTTATTGGACTTAACGGTGCAGGTAAAAGTACAACAATTAAACATATGCTAGGATTATTGACACCTATGGAAGGATCTCTATCAATTTCAGATATAAATATTAATGATGACATTGAAACGTATCGTAGAAAGTTATCTTATATTCCAGAGTCTCCGGTGATTTATGAAGAGCTTACGTTAGAAGAACATATAGAGATGACTGCAATGGCATATGATATTGATCGCGATGAAGCAATGAAGCGTGCAATGCCATTATTAAAGACATTCCGTTTAGAAAATGAATTAAAAGTATTTCCAAGTCATTTTTCTAAAGGTATGAAGCAAAAAGTTATGATCATTTGTGCGTTTATTGTTAATCCTGAACTATATATTATAGATGAACCATTTTTAGGATTAGATCCTTTAGGAATTCAATCGATGTTAGATTTAATGGTTGAAAAGAAAAACGAAGGCAGAACCGTTTTAATGAGTACGCATATTTTAGCAACTGCAGAACGTTATTGCGATCGCTTTATTATTTTAGATGAAGGTAAAGTAGTGGCGTTTGGCGATTTAGAAGCATTGAGACAACAAACGGGCTTACATAATCAAACGCTTGATGATATTTATATTCATGTGACGCAAGGTGGAGATATACATGCGTAA
- a CDS encoding HIT family protein, producing MSETIFGKILTGEIPSFKVYEDDYVYAFLDISQVTKGHTLLIPKKASANIFETDEETMKHIGAALPKVANAIKRAFNPDGLNIIQNNGEFADQSVFHIHFHLIPRYENDIDGFGYKWETHEDILDNEAKQQIAEKIQAQF from the coding sequence ATGTCAGAAACAATTTTCGGCAAAATTTTAACTGGAGAAATTCCAAGCTTTAAAGTATATGAAGACGATTATGTCTATGCCTTTTTAGATATTTCACAAGTCACTAAAGGACATACGTTATTAATTCCTAAAAAAGCTTCTGCAAACATTTTCGAAACTGATGAAGAAACAATGAAACATATTGGAGCAGCTTTACCCAAAGTAGCAAACGCTATTAAGCGTGCTTTTAATCCTGATGGCTTAAATATCATTCAAAACAATGGTGAATTTGCTGATCAATCTGTATTTCACATTCATTTTCACTTAATTCCTAGATATGAAAATGATATCGATGGTTTTGGTTACAAATGGGAAACACACGAAGACATTTTAGATAATGAAGCGAAGCAACAAATTGCTGAAAAAATTCAAGCACAATTTTAA
- a CDS encoding YtxH domain-containing protein: MKASRILFGIGVGVAAGFVVALQGRDDKSVKNNTIDRTAPTGSKSELQREFETIKQSFNDILNYGVQIKNEGEEFGSSIGGEIKSLLGNFKSDINPNIERLQSHIENLQNRGEDIGNELSK, encoded by the coding sequence ATGAAAGCATCACGCATTCTATTCGGTATCGGCGTTGGCGTAGCAGCTGGTTTTGTAGTTGCACTGCAAGGTAGAGATGACAAAAGTGTGAAAAATAATACAATTGATCGCACTGCCCCTACTGGTTCAAAATCTGAACTTCAACGTGAATTCGAAACAATTAAACAAAGTTTCAATGACATTTTAAATTACGGTGTTCAAATTAAAAATGAAGGCGAAGAATTTGGTAGTTCTATCGGTGGCGAAATTAAGTCATTACTTGGAAACTTTAAATCTGATATCAATCCTAATATTGAACGTTTACAATCACATATTGAAAACTTACAAAACCGTGGTGAAGATATCGGAAATGAATTATCTAAATAA
- a CDS encoding DUF3267 domain-containing protein, translated as MFLCKRQIDINARFGLPRIAFMSAVATIIMFLISYEIMYFLSNTPLSDRHFLIFLFLVFLTYPLHKSIHLLFFLPYRKSFKVHKLTKRKWLIFYNTYVNQPVHKFYFCINLILPLIILSGIFIMLTVAFPQYGHYFMFLLALNFGISVTDLLYLKIIIFSNYGQYIEEHSTGINILKKIKNPYHL; from the coding sequence ATGTTTTTATGTAAGAGACAAATTGATATTAATGCAAGATTTGGGTTGCCTAGAATCGCCTTTATGAGTGCCGTAGCAACCATTATAATGTTTTTAATAAGCTATGAAATAATGTACTTCTTATCGAATACGCCATTATCAGATAGACATTTTCTCATCTTTTTATTTTTAGTATTTTTGACCTATCCATTACATAAAAGTATTCATTTATTATTTTTCTTACCTTATCGTAAATCATTTAAAGTGCACAAATTGACTAAAAGAAAATGGCTTATTTTTTACAATACATATGTCAATCAGCCTGTACACAAATTTTATTTTTGCATTAACTTAATTTTACCTTTGATTATTTTATCTGGTATATTCATCATGCTAACAGTTGCTTTTCCACAATATGGACATTATTTTATGTTTTTATTGGCTTTAAATTTCGGTATTTCTGTTACTGATTTATTATATTTAAAAATAATTATATTTTCTAATTATGGACAATATATAGAAGAACATAGTACAGGTATTAATATTTTGAAAAAAATTAAAAATCCATATCATTTATAA
- a CDS encoding peptidylprolyl isomerase → MKMINKLIVPVTASALLLGACGSSATDSKENTLISSKAGNVTVADTMKKIGNDQIANASFTEMLNKILADKYKNKVSDKKIDEQIEKTQKQYGGKDKFEKALQQQGLTVDKYKDNLRTAAYQKELLNDKIKLSDSDIKENSIKASHILIKVKSKKSDKEGLDDKEAKQKAEEIQKEVSKDPSKFGEIAKKESMDKASAEKDGSLGYVLKGQTDESFEKALFKLKEGEVSDVIKTSYGYHIIKADKPTDFNSEKQSLKEKLIQQKIQKDPKLLTDAYKELLKEYDVDFKDRDIKSVVEDKILNPEKLKQNGSQGGQSGMSQ, encoded by the coding sequence ATGAAGATGATAAACAAATTAATCGTTCCAGTTACAGCAAGTGCTTTATTACTTGGTGCTTGTGGTTCTAGTGCAACGGATTCAAAAGAAAATACATTAATTTCTTCAAAAGCTGGAAATGTAACAGTTGCAGATACTATGAAAAAAATCGGTAATGATCAAATCGCAAATGCATCATTTACTGAAATGTTAAATAAAATTTTAGCTGACAAATATAAAAATAAAGTTAGCGATAAGAAGATAGATGAACAAATCGAAAAAACTCAAAAACAATATGGTGGCAAAGATAAGTTTGAAAAGGCCTTACAACAGCAAGGTTTAACAGTAGATAAATATAAAGATAACTTACGTACTGCTGCTTATCAAAAAGAGCTATTAAATGACAAAATAAAACTATCTGATTCTGATATAAAAGAAAATAGTATTAAAGCTTCACATATTTTAATCAAAGTTAAATCTAAGAAAAGCGATAAAGAAGGTTTAGATGATAAAGAAGCTAAACAAAAAGCGGAAGAAATTCAAAAAGAAGTTTCTAAAGATCCAAGTAAATTTGGCGAAATCGCTAAAAAAGAATCAATGGATAAAGCTTCAGCCGAAAAAGATGGTTCATTAGGATATGTCCTAAAAGGTCAAACAGATGAGTCGTTTGAAAAAGCATTATTTAAACTTAAAGAAGGCGAAGTATCAGACGTAATTAAAACAAGTTACGGATATCATATTATTAAAGCAGATAAACCAACTGACTTTAATAGTGAAAAACAAAGTCTTAAAGAAAAACTAATCCAACAAAAGATTCAAAAGGATCCAAAATTACTTACAGACGCATATAAAGAATTATTGAAAGAATATGATGTTGACTTTAAAGACCGTGACATCAAGTCAGTTGTAGAAGATAAAATTTTAAATCCAGAAAAACTTAAACAAAATGGTTCACAAGGCGGACAATCCGGCATGAGCCAATAA
- the yhaM gene encoding 3'-5' exoribonuclease YhaM — protein MRNIENLNPGDSVDHFFLVHKATQGVTAQGKDYMTLHLQDKSGEIEAKFWTATKNDMATIKPEEIVHVKGDIINYRGNKQMKVNQIRLATAEDQLKTEQFVDGAPLSPAEIQEEISHYLLDIENANLQRITRHLLKKYQERFYTYPAASSHHHNFASGLSFHVLTMLRIAKSICDIYPLLNKSLLYSGIILHDIGKVRELSGPVATSYTVEGNLLGHISIASDEVVEAARELNIDGEEIMLLRHMILSHHGKLEYGSPKLPYLKEAEILCYIDNIDARMNMFEKAYKKTDKGQFTDKIFGLENRRFYNPESLD, from the coding sequence ATGAGAAATATAGAGAATCTAAATCCCGGAGATTCAGTTGATCACTTTTTCTTAGTGCATAAAGCTACACAAGGTGTAACTGCACAAGGTAAAGATTACATGACATTACATTTGCAAGATAAAAGTGGTGAAATTGAAGCGAAATTTTGGACGGCTACAAAAAATGATATGGCAACAATTAAGCCCGAAGAAATTGTACATGTTAAAGGTGACATCATAAACTATCGCGGAAATAAACAGATGAAAGTCAATCAAATCAGACTAGCGACAGCTGAAGATCAATTAAAAACAGAACAATTTGTAGATGGTGCCCCTTTATCACCGGCAGAAATACAAGAAGAGATTTCTCATTATTTGCTAGATATTGAAAACGCTAATTTACAACGTATCACACGTCATTTATTGAAAAAATATCAAGAACGATTTTACACATATCCAGCCGCAAGTTCACATCATCATAACTTTGCAAGCGGTTTAAGCTTTCACGTATTAACAATGTTGCGTATTGCGAAATCAATTTGTGATATTTATCCATTGCTAAATAAGAGCTTGCTATATAGTGGTATTATTTTGCATGATATCGGTAAAGTTAGAGAATTGAGTGGACCTGTTGCCACTTCATATACAGTAGAAGGCAACTTATTAGGACATATCTCAATTGCGAGCGATGAAGTAGTTGAAGCTGCACGTGAACTCAACATTGATGGTGAAGAAATTATGTTATTACGCCATATGATTTTATCTCATCATGGTAAGTTAGAATATGGTTCACCAAAACTACCATATTTAAAAGAAGCAGAAATTTTATGCTATATCGATAACATTGATGCAAGAATGAATATGTTTGAAAAGGCCTATAAAAAAACTGACAAAGGTCAGTTTACAGATAAAATATTTGGTCTTGAAAATCGTCGATTCTATAATCCGGAATCACTTGATTAA
- a CDS encoding AAA family ATPase translates to MIIKSLEIYGYGQFVQRKIEFNKNFTEIFGENEAGKSTIQAFIHSILFGFPTKKSKEPRLEPRLGNQYGGKLVLILDDGLEIEVERIKGSAQGDVKVYLPNGSVRDDAWLQKKLNYISKKTYQGIFSFDVLGLQDIHRNLNEKQLQDYLLQAGALGSTEFTSMREVINRKKDELYKKSGKNPIINQQIEQLKQLESQIREEEAKLETYHRLVDDRDKSSRRLDHLKQNLNQLSKMHEEKQKEVALHDHSQEWKSLEQQLNIEPISFPEKGIDRYEKARAHKQSLERDIGLRNERLAQLEEEASQLEPVKQSDIDAFNSLNQQENEIKNKEFELAAIEKDIANKQRDKDELQANIGWSETHHGVDSSEAMKSYVSEQIKNKQEQAAYIKQLERSLEENKIEDNAIHSELDSVEEKIVPEETFEKKKEYSQQVIELNEKENLYGKLKERFEIEQQEKQKRQKLLRTTFIILTLAGIGLAAFSFISNNMLFGIIFAVLTLVFIIGIIMAKSKEVDYSEAITDEIEEIKAQLAILDENYDLDFDLDEQYRVRDHWQQALKNKDILEEKRQYIEGRLNDAKGRHDELQNTVENVKDELFLSSKISNDLIVDSISTMANIKALDQHISDLNQQRQRLVQDLDTFYNHAEAVTKSQFVYFNKLSLFHDVQQWLKNAEDTNEKWRVNNDNTKLTTNELNHLKAQLEENNNEIKSLFDYINVASEEDFYQHHEDYQTYTSNLNRFNDLTKYLENQNYSYELSSSLSEKTTAQLEEEDHLLATQVDEYNEQYLEMQTQVSDLSAQINHMETDTTLANLRHEYHSLKNQLNDIAKDWASLSYLQSLVDEHIKQIKDKRLPQVINEAVEILKHLTDGRYTMINYNEDSITVKHVNGQLFDPVELSQSTKELLYVALRISLIKVLRPYYPFPLIVDDAFVHFDKKRTEKMLNYLRSLSEHYQVLYFTCVKDNIVPSKEVITLNKIEEGGKR, encoded by the coding sequence ATGATAATTAAATCACTTGAAATTTATGGTTATGGTCAATTTGTTCAACGTAAAATTGAATTTAATAAAAACTTCACTGAAATATTTGGTGAAAATGAAGCGGGTAAATCTACGATTCAAGCATTTATTCACTCAATATTATTTGGTTTTCCAACTAAAAAATCAAAAGAACCACGATTAGAACCAAGATTAGGTAATCAATATGGTGGTAAACTCGTTCTTATTCTTGATGATGGTTTAGAAATTGAAGTTGAGCGTATTAAAGGAAGTGCACAAGGTGATGTAAAAGTTTACCTACCTAATGGTTCAGTACGTGATGATGCATGGCTTCAAAAGAAATTAAATTATATTTCTAAAAAGACTTATCAAGGTATCTTTTCATTCGACGTCTTAGGTCTCCAAGATATCCATAGAAATTTAAATGAAAAGCAATTACAAGATTATCTATTACAAGCAGGTGCTTTAGGATCAACTGAATTTACATCTATGCGAGAAGTGATTAATCGTAAAAAAGATGAACTGTATAAAAAGTCTGGCAAAAATCCAATTATTAATCAGCAAATCGAGCAATTAAAGCAACTTGAAAGTCAAATTCGTGAAGAAGAAGCTAAATTGGAAACGTACCACCGATTAGTTGACGATCGTGACAAATCATCACGACGATTAGATCATTTAAAGCAAAATCTTAATCAATTATCTAAGATGCATGAAGAAAAACAAAAAGAGGTCGCTTTACACGATCATTCACAAGAATGGAAGTCGCTTGAACAGCAATTAAACATTGAGCCGATTTCATTCCCTGAAAAAGGTATAGATCGTTATGAAAAGGCAAGAGCTCATAAGCAATCATTAGAAAGAGATATTGGTTTAAGAAACGAACGTTTAGCACAACTTGAAGAAGAAGCAAGTCAATTAGAACCAGTTAAACAATCAGATATAGATGCATTTAATAGTTTAAATCAACAAGAAAATGAAATTAAAAACAAAGAATTCGAACTAGCAGCGATTGAAAAAGATATTGCTAACAAACAGCGTGATAAAGATGAATTGCAAGCTAATATAGGCTGGTCTGAAACCCATCATGGCGTTGATAGCTCAGAGGCAATGAAAAGTTATGTTAGCGAACAAATTAAAAATAAACAAGAACAAGCTGCATATATTAAACAATTAGAACGTAGCCTAGAAGAGAATAAAATCGAAGATAATGCAATTCATAGTGAATTAGATTCTGTTGAAGAAAAAATCGTTCCTGAAGAAACATTTGAAAAGAAAAAAGAATACTCACAACAAGTCATTGAATTAAATGAAAAAGAGAACTTGTATGGCAAGCTAAAAGAACGTTTTGAAATTGAACAACAAGAAAAGCAAAAACGTCAAAAATTATTACGTACAACATTTATCATTTTAACATTGGCAGGAATTGGTTTAGCAGCATTTTCATTTATCTCAAATAATATGTTATTTGGTATTATTTTCGCAGTTTTAACTTTAGTATTCATCATCGGTATCATTATGGCTAAATCAAAAGAAGTAGATTATAGTGAAGCAATCACTGATGAAATCGAAGAAATTAAAGCACAGTTAGCTATTTTAGATGAAAATTACGATTTAGACTTTGATCTTGATGAGCAATATCGTGTTCGTGATCATTGGCAACAAGCTTTGAAAAATAAAGACATTTTAGAAGAAAAACGTCAATATATTGAAGGACGTTTAAACGATGCAAAAGGTCGACATGACGAATTACAAAATACAGTTGAAAATGTTAAAGATGAATTATTCTTATCATCTAAAATTTCAAATGATTTAATTGTTGATAGCATTTCTACAATGGCTAATATTAAAGCATTAGATCAACATATTAGTGATTTAAATCAACAACGTCAAAGATTAGTGCAAGATTTAGATACATTTTATAATCATGCAGAAGCTGTAACTAAATCACAATTTGTATACTTTAATAAATTGTCATTATTCCATGATGTACAGCAATGGTTAAAAAATGCTGAAGATACAAATGAAAAATGGCGTGTTAATAATGACAATACAAAACTTACAACTAATGAATTAAATCATTTAAAAGCACAATTAGAAGAAAACAATAATGAAATTAAATCATTATTTGATTATATCAATGTTGCTTCAGAAGAAGATTTTTATCAACATCATGAAGACTATCAAACATACACGAGTAATTTGAATCGTTTCAATGATTTGACTAAATATCTTGAAAATCAAAACTATTCTTATGAATTAAGTTCAAGTTTGAGTGAAAAAACGACAGCACAGCTTGAAGAAGAAGATCATTTGTTAGCTACTCAAGTTGATGAATATAATGAACAGTATTTAGAAATGCAAACACAGGTTAGTGATTTAAGTGCGCAAATCAATCATATGGAGACAGATACAACACTGGCAAACTTAAGACATGAATATCATAGTCTTAAAAATCAACTTAATGATATTGCTAAAGATTGGGCAAGTTTAAGTTATTTACAAAGTTTAGTTGATGAACACATTAAACAAATTAAAGATAAACGATTGCCACAAGTAATTAATGAAGCAGTAGAAATATTGAAACATCTAACTGATGGAAGATATACGATGATTAATTATAATGAGGATTCAATTACAGTAAAACATGTAAATGGACAACTATTTGATCCTGTTGAATTAAGTCAATCTACAAAAGAATTGCTTTATGTAGCATTACGTATTAGCTTAATTAAAGTGTTACGTCCATATTATCCTTTCCCATTAATTGTTGATGATGCATTTGTTCATTTTGATAAAAAACGTACTGAAAAAATGTTGAATTATTTACGATCATTATCAGAACACTATCAAGTACTTTACTTCACATGTGTTAAAGATAATATTGTACCATCAAAAGAAGTGATTACATTAAACAAAATAGAGGAAGGCGGGAAACGATGA